TGATGAGCTACGAGACAGGCTACTAGACACGCGTTCAAAATGGTAGAAAGTATAAATGGTCAGAGAAGCCGGCCTAGCGGTTTCCCTTTGTAAGTTGTGAAGGTATTCATTTCGTTGctaggatattttttaaaatattttttatttataaatatatttaaaataatatactttttaaaaaaatatttttaatattaatacattaaaataattttaaaatattaaattaaagtaaaaaaaaattaaaaaatttttaaaatacaaaaataaacagtgaAAAAAGTATAAATTTCTCTAgagataaaaatcatataataaacATCTCACGTGATATCTTTCCATAATCTATCACAATGTCAATGACCGCCCTCGCTCGGGCCATGTTGATTTGTGCGGTGCGAGAAACAATGGAGCCTTGGCTTGAAGCCAGAAGGCGGTTTATCAAATGaatattcaattcaaaaatttaaattcttatattaattttttaatacatttctttaaattaaatttttaataaaaaaaactagtatgaGTTTACTCTTGCGGGGTAATAAAATTAtctagaattaaaaataaactagtaagatttgaatatattaaaaaaaccatctcaaatcACTTGATATCGAGATGATTTTGTTAACAAATTTAAAGCTCTTAATTTTGCTTCATATTTTCAGCAATAAAAATCGCAATCCTATTCTTCTTCCTCGTCCTTTTCAAACATGTTCTGTAACAAATAGTGGAATCATAGAGTATTGTCGAtgggtgtttggaagtgtggtagcagttacttttcaaatagcttttcttccaaaaagtattccaataatgtttttttattttttaaaaattatttttgatatcagcacattaaaacgattcaaaaaatacaaatcacatttaattttaacaaaataaaaaaaaattgaaattttctgaaaAGCCGGTTCAACCTCAATCCCAAACATGCACGACAACGACGACTCCAAGTGCAGCGAAACTTGGCTGAGCTGCTGCCACAAGCATTGTGCGGCCATGGAAGCTCAAGCCATCTCCTTCACGctaaaattaaccaaattaaaCAACATATTCGAAAAGATATGCCATTAGTCAAGAACAGAAAAGAGACGAGAAGACGAGAACAGGCATGCACGCCTTTGATCTATTACTCTGATGAGttagaaattgaaagaatattATTCAAGAGCTCGGTGGAGGGAAGAAACCatggctctctctctctctctgtataatTAAGGTCTTCTATCTCTCTGTTATTAAcgttaaagagagagagaacatgATCATCGATCATGGTTGCTGTGAATCACATCTTGTTCTTGTATGGAAATATCTCCCAGAAGAAAGGGTCCGGGGATTTCCTTGGTAGAGATTTAACTATCTTTCTGCAGCAAGCTGGCTTGATGTAAGCTTTCCAGCAATTATTCCACCCTGAAACTTGGCTCCGTACACCTTCATTATGTGAGAGACCCGTAGCCTTTGGTTTGTGAtaagataataatttaaaaaataatttttaaaaaataaaaaaaatattattttaatatatttttaaatacattgaCTTTTATGATATGATTTCGACAAAAACATCTTTCTAGGGCTTATTTTGCTttcaaactacttttttttattatagaattCTAAAAATGATACCAAACcacaatattttcaaaatacatctagttttttttgccaaatttaaacagatgaaaaaaacaaatataaaagagaaatttCCAAGGActcaaaacttattttgttattaataagGTGTTAGTCTAACGGCTAAGGCGCTATTATATTCCTATAAAGATAAGAATACAAGTTCGATTCATAGAAAAcacatttattaaaaatgaCATTCACTAATCATGAATGGGACTAATCTTATCCTTTAAAAGGATTTGAAAtatttgggtaaaaaaaaaaaaacttattttactAAAAGAATTTTGTAGGATGTTGAGATAACTTTTAGAATTGCATTTTAAATACTGATTCctgaaaatttgagtttttttttcaatttaaaattattttttatatttttgaattattttcacatgttaatattaaaaataaatattattttaatatatttttaaataaatattattttaaaaaataatcaccattCGACTCTATCTCAAAGCACGCGTGAAAGAATCAGCATATCTACCTGgatcttcttttttatgtatttgaatGTTCATTAATTGTGGGACCACAATGGGGTTAGATATCGGATTCCATATTAGAAAACATCAACTTCATGCTAAATCTTCTGTTTAGGTATGGGGTTTGGGTTGACAAAATCAAcggtttatatttttgaaatctaaACCACGATTTTGGtttgtatttaaaaagaaaaataactacaaattaggaaaaataaaaatttccatcgccaactaataaaaattaaatcttaattcACAAATATATTGTATTATGTTACCTGTAACTGTAATTTGAAGGGAGTCCAAATAGTCCCTtatataacttaaattaaatacCAAGTcggattttataatatttatattttatttataacctatagagtaaatatttttatattcatacaCAACCCAAAATTGTAACTattcaaagaaatatatatatatatatatatatatatatatatatatatattgcatgtgtaatactaatgtaggtattttatattagattttatatcagatttaacaatatttatattagattcattaaccataaaaaaaatatttatataaaatccaaaacaataactatataaaaagacAAACTTACTCTTTCATGTTAGTTTGGTTTAAATATGAAGAAACGATTGATTGACGTTGCAGTTAAAACTGTATTTAGATTCATTAAACtggaagaaaatattaaattaatattttttaatgtattaatattaaaaaattctaaaaatatattttaatatatttttaaataaaaaatacattttaaaaaaattctataccTATCTCAccaaaagtaaaaaacactttgcttATAAATAATCCAAAACCACCTCACCCTTCACATAGCTTCCTCTTCTCTCTCCAAACAACACCATCAGGCCGTCTTGTCTCTccatatctctctctctctctctctctctctctctgttaaATTCTTTCTGTGCATGGCAGTCAGTATCTTATCAAATGAGGTATCTGACCTGTGTCTTGGAAAACCTGCGTTGAGCTCTCTGTCAGCTTCTGCAACCGTCGGTGACGCGTTGTCTGCTCTCAAAAGATctggtgatttgtttttaagcGTTTGGAGCTGTGATCACCTTCACCATTGCAACTCTCCAATATCGATCCAGGTTGACTTTGAAGAATGTAAATGCGTTAGCAAGGTTTGCTTGGTGGATGTGATTTGCTTCTTGTCTGTagaagagaatttgaagaatcCGGGAAAAGCCCTTCAAGAACCGGTCTCTGTGCTTTTAAATTCTAAGATTCCTGGACTTGTTAGGCACCTGGAACCGCATGCCAGGCATGTTCattcatttcttgatttttttatttctttctgaGATTTGGATTTTCAATTGCTGATTTTTTAGGgaatttggagtttttttttaatgtggttgTCCcggaattgaatatttttaatctttatttttatcttgtatatttttaattgttatcatCACACCACCTATATTGTTTTACCTGTTCATTGTTAGGTTACGTAttggttggattttttttcttcaaaaaaatctcAAGCTGACTTGAAATGTCCCCACATAACTTGTCCGTGTCAAGAATTTGTcggtattaattttttatttatgtgaaacTTCTATGTTTATAGATTTTTCATGTGATGCATAAATACTTAAAATCTGGATGAATTTAATATGCGAAAACTAAGTACAGGAATTTAATTGATCACACggaaaaattacataaaaggaACAAATTTTGGAGTGTTTGATGTGTGGCTGCCGGAGAGCGTTGTCGCTCAACATCTCTTTCTGTAGGGTGAACTCTACATAAGAAAGACGCGTTGCCATAAAGAATGTAATTATTTAATGGATTTGACAATGAATTTACCACCCTCTCATTACTATTACAGCAGTTGTATCTgtttttctttgagattttctGATCTGTTTAATCTGTCTCTGTCTTAATCGTGTCTTTTTGCGCATCTAATGATTTTCTCTTGCTCTTTCTCAGCCTGTTGGAGGCCATAGATGCCATCCTTGGAGGGGCACTGAACCTTGTGATACCTCTTCGCAACCCATTCACAAGAAAGAAGCTGATGTACAAATCCGCAGCCAACTCCACCCTCCACAACAACCGTGAGTACTGCTGGCTGGCTCAGGAAGACATAATCCGTTACCTCCTCAACTCCATTGGCCTCTTCTCTCCAACTCCAAACCACACCATCGAGTCCCTCGGCCTCATTGACTCTGAATCCTTCTTTACTGTCCATTATGATGACCCTGCCTCCTCTGCATTGCCCTTGATCTCCCAGTCCCTCGTTAAACAAACATCTGTAGCCATTCTCGATACAGATGGTAAGTTGATTGGCGAAATCTCACCATTCACATTGAACTTTTGTGACGAGACAGTGGCAGCTGCAATCGCAACACTCTCTGCTGGGGAGTTGATGGCTTACATAGACTGCCGTGACCCACCAGAGGACCTGTTAAGGTTGGTGAAGGAAAGACTGGAAGAGAGGAATCTAGGACCTGCATTGGACTTGATAGAAGAGGAATCAGGAATTTCATCAATGTCATCGTTTTCATCTTCATCAGATGAAGAGTTTGGAATGGGAAGGAGTGGGGGGGTATCTGGGAATTCAGCAGGAGTGAGGGGTACCGCCCAGACAGTC
This is a stretch of genomic DNA from Populus alba chromosome 11, ASM523922v2, whole genome shotgun sequence. It encodes these proteins:
- the LOC118031325 gene encoding CBS domain-containing protein CBSX5; its protein translation is MAVSILSNEVSDLCLGKPALSSLSASATVGDALSALKRSGDLFLSVWSCDHLHHCNSPISIQVDFEECKCVSKVCLVDVICFLSVEENLKNPGKALQEPVSVLLNSKIPGLVRHLEPHASLLEAIDAILGGALNLVIPLRNPFTRKKLMYKSAANSTLHNNREYCWLAQEDIIRYLLNSIGLFSPTPNHTIESLGLIDSESFFTVHYDDPASSALPLISQSLVKQTSVAILDTDGKLIGEISPFTLNFCDETVAAAIATLSAGELMAYIDCRDPPEDLLRLVKERLEERNLGPALDLIEEESGISSMSSFSSSSDEEFGMGRSGGVSGNSAGVRGTAQTVVCYPWSSLVAVMIQALSHRVSCTWVLEEDGTLLGVVTFAGMIKVLRERLKSMA